Proteins encoded by one window of Arachis hypogaea cultivar Tifrunner chromosome 1, arahy.Tifrunner.gnm2.J5K5, whole genome shotgun sequence:
- the LOC112702957 gene encoding transcription factor MYB108 — MEVKGSSNSNKSAVLISQSEEEEMMDLRRGPWTVDEDLTLINYIATHGEGRWNSLARSAGLKRTGKSCRLRWLNYLRPDVRRGNITLEEQLLILELHTRWGNRWSKIAQYLPGRTDNEIKNYWRTRVQKHAKQLKCDVNSKQFKDAMRYLWMPRLVERIQAAAAASTTTTTVVAPTNTSINNNNNAFTYNNNLNNNFEVHNGKMMLPTSTPPSVMANNDFVGSQITTQSYNTPENSSTAASSDSFGTPISDFNDYYNSNNINNLGDNNFYQASQTLFSHEQGMDLQSMMMVESNTPWMQSGDTSDNFWNVENMLFLEQQLMNDNM, encoded by the exons ATGGAAGTAAAAGGAAGCAGCAACAGCAACAAGAGCGCCGTCTTAATAAGCCAGAGCGAGGAGGAAGAGATGATGGATCTCCGAAGAGGGCCATGGACGGTGGATGAAGACCTCACACTCATCAATTACATTGCCACTCATGGCGAAGGTCGCTGGAATTCCCTTGCTCGGTCTGCTG GACTCAAACGAACTGGGAAGAGTTGTAGATTGAGGTGGCTCAACTATCTTCGTCCTGATGTTCGTCGTGGTAACATCACACTTGAGGAACAACTTCTCATCCTTGAACTCCATACTCGTTGGGGAAACAG GTGGTCTAAAATTGCACAATATTTGCCTGGAAGAACTGACAACGAGATCAAGAATTATTGGAGAACTCGTGTTCAAAAACATGCCAAACAACTCAAATGTGACGTGAATAGCAAGCAATTTAAAGACGCCATGCGCTACCTTTGGATGCCACGGCTGGTTGAACGCATTCAAGCAGCCGCGGCCGCCTCCACCACCACAACTACAGTCGTAGCGCCGACCAACACcagcattaataataataataatgcattcACTTACAACAACAACCTCAATAACAATTTTGAGGTTCACAATGGGAAAATGATGCTACCTACTAGTACTCCTCCTTCGGTTATGGCCAATAATGATTTTGTGGGTTCACAAATTACCACACAAAGTTACAACACTCCAGAGAATAGTAGCACAGCAGCGTCATCAGACTCGTTTGGGACTCCAATCTCGGATTTTAATGATTATTATAATAGTAACAACATTAATAATCTAGGAGATAATAATTTCTACCAAGCTTCTCAAACATTGTTCTCTCATGAACAAGGAATGGATCTTCAAAGCATGATGATGGTGGAGTCAAACACACCTTGGATGCAAAGTGGGGATACATCGGACAATTTTTGGAATGTTGAGAACATGTTGTTTTTGGAGCAACAACTCATGAATGACAACATGTGA